A genomic window from Blastococcus saxobsidens DD2 includes:
- a CDS encoding WhiB family transcriptional regulator: MDALCAETDPEAFFPDKGGSTRDAKRVCAGCPVRAECLEYALASDERFGIWGGLSERERRRVRLQRRSSISA; encoded by the coding sequence CTGGACGCGCTGTGCGCCGAGACCGACCCGGAGGCGTTCTTCCCGGACAAGGGCGGCTCGACCCGGGACGCCAAGCGGGTCTGCGCCGGCTGCCCGGTGCGGGCCGAGTGCCTGGAGTACGCCCTGGCCAGTGACGAGCGGTTCGGCATCTGGGGCGGGCTGTCGGAGCGGGAGCGGCGCCGGGTGCGCCTGCAGCGCCGCAGCTCGATCAGCGCCTGA